Within the Gemmobacter sp. genome, the region TTCACCCGTTCGCGCAGGCGTTCCTTGCGCATTTCCACCATCGGCGCATGGGCGGGCGACACCAGCAGGGTCAGCGTGGCCCCCATGCCTTCGCGGGTATAGCCCACCTTGACCGGCCGGGTGATCGCGGCCAGATCGGCGCCCGCCACCTCGGCCCAATGGGTCAGCAGGCGGGAAACGGCAAAGCCACGGGTTTCTCCGGCCTTCTGGATCCGGCGCGACATCAGGCCGCCCGCAGGCTCGAACCCGCGCATCCGGCGCGAGGGCAAGGCATCGGGGGTCTCGGGCTTGCGCGCCATGGGCGGGGTTTTCCTTGCGGTGTCAGCGGCTATTGTAGCCACGCCTGCGGCTTGTGCCAGACCGCAGCGCGAAAGGGCACTTGAATTATGCGTGACAGTTTCGCCAATGACCTGCTGGGCTGGTATGACCGGCACGCCCGCGCGCTGCCCTGGCGGGCGGCGCCGCAGGACCGGGCGGCCGGGGTGCAGCCCGACCCCTACCGCGTCTGGCTGTCCGAGGTGATGCTGCAACAGACCACCGTGGCCGCCGTGCGCGCCTATTTCGCGCGGTTCACCGAGCTGTGGCCCACGGTGCAGGCGCTGGCGGCGGCACCGGATGCCGATGTGATGGCCGAATGGGCGGGCCTTGGCTATTACGCCCGCGCCCGCAACCTGCTGGCCTGCGCCCGGGCCGTCGCCGCGCAGGGCGGGTTCCCCAATACCGAAGCCGCCCTGCGCGCCCTGCCCGGCATCGGCCCCTATACCGCCGCCGCCGTGGCCGCCATCGCCTTCGACCACCCGGCCGTGGTGGTGGATGGCAATGTCGAACGGGTGATCAGCCGCATCTTCGCGGTGGAAGACCCGCTGCCGAAATCAAGGCCCCGTCTGGCCGCGCTGGCGGCCACCGTCACGCCCGACCGGCGCCCCGGGGATTTTGCACAAGCCATGATGGATCTGGGCGCCACCATCTGCACGCCGCGCAAGCCCGCCTGCGGCATCTGCCCGGTAATCGCCCATTGCGAAGGCCGCCGCGCCGGCATTGCCGCCGACCTGCCGCGCAAGCTGGCCAAGCCCGCCAAGCCCACCCGCCGCGGCATTGCCTATGTCGTGCGGCGGGCCGATGGCGCGCTGCTGCTGGAACGCCGGCCGGACCGTGGCCTGCTGGGCGGCACGCTGGGCTGGCCCGGCAGCGACTGGGCCGAGGATCCCGCCCCCGCCCCGCCGCTGCCCGCGCCTTGGATCACCCTGAACACCGAGGTGCGCCACACCTTCACCCATTTCCACCTGATCCTGTCGGTGCAGGTCGCGCAGGTGCCCGTCGGGGCCACGCCCGCCACCGGCAGCTTTGCCACGGATTTCGCACCCTCGGCCCTGCCCACCGTGATGCGCAAGGTATGGGAGGCGGCGGCGGCGCATCTGTAACGGCCCGCTGCGGCACTGCGCGCCATTCTCCTGCCGCGATCCTTTGCTATGATCGCCCCGCAAGGTCAGGCCCAGCCCCATCCGCATGCCTGCCGAAAGGACCGCCCATGCCTGCCCAGCCCACCCGCGGCGCCGACGACATCCGCCGCTTGCGCAATGCCCTGCCCTTCTGGATCTCGCTTCTGCTGCTGCCGGTGGCCTGGGTCGCGGCAATGGTCGGCGGCTGGGCGGTGCTGCTGCTGCCGCTGTTCGGCTGGGGCATGGTCAGCGTGCTGGACATCGCGGCGGGGCTTGATGACACCAACCCCGACCCGCAGGTCGGCGAGGGCGATCTGGTCTGGTATCGGCTGATCACCATGATCTGGTTCCCGATCCAGTTCGTCACCGTCTATGCCTGCCTGTGGTGGGCCACCCATGGCGGGCTGGAGGGCACATGGGAAAAGATCGGGCTGTTCTTTGGCCTTGGGGTGATTTCCGGCGCGGTCGGCATCGTCTATGCGCATGAACTGCTGCACCAGAAGAACCGGGGCGAACGCTGGCTGGGCGATCTGCTGCTGGCGATGGTGCTGTATTCGCATTTCCGGTCCGAACATCTGCTGGTGCATCACCGCTATGTCGCCACCCCGCGCGATCCCGTGTCGGCCCGGTATAACGAGGGGTTCCACCGATTCTTCCTGCGCGTGCTGCTGACCTGCCCGCCGTCGGCCTGGCGGGCCGAGGCGCAGATGCTGGCGCGCAAGGGGCTGGGGCCGTGGCACATCTCGAACCCGTTCTGGAAATATGCCGCGTTGCAGGCGGCCATGCTGGCGCTGGCGCTGGTCATCGGGGGCTGGGCGGGCCTGGGGCTGTTCCTGGTGCAGGCCTTCAGCGCGATCTGGCAGCTGGAACTGACGAACTACATCGAACATTACGGCCTGACCCGCCGGCATCTGGGCGACGGGAAATACGAACATGTCCTGCCGCGCCACAGCTGGAACGCGGCGCACAAGGTTTCCAACTGGTTCCTGATCAACCTGCAACGCCATTCCGACCACCATTACAAACCCGACCGCCGATTCCCCCTGTTGCAGACCTATACCGCCGACGAAGCCCCCCAGCTGCCCTATGGCTATCCGGCGATGACCACGCTGGCGATGATTCCCCCGCTGTGGCGCCGGGTGATGAACCCGCGCGTCCGGGCCTGGCGGCGGCAGTTCTACCCCGACATCACCGACTGGAAGCCCTACAACCGCGGCGTGTTGCCAAAACCACGCGGCGCCTCGTGACACCACCGCCTTGCCCGGAAATCGCCACATTTGACAGAGTCGTGGCGGGAATCCGGTGATGCACGCCCGCCATGACCGGCCGCTCACGCCACCTGATTGCCTCGATGCAGCGTCGAATTTCCAATCGCAAACCGCTGGTTGTGGCGCTTTCGACACGTTTCGCCGCCCGATTCGCCGCCTTGCGGAAAAATGCGCCGCGCAATGCAGGGCCCGGAATTTCCCGCTGGCAATTGTGGCGCTCGTTGGGTATCCTCAGGACAATAGAACAATAATGCAGCCAACGCGCTGCAACCTGAGGCGGAGCAGTAACAATGGCAAAGGCAATTGATTTCGTCTTGCGCTCGCGTATGGGCGCGATTCGGAAAGGTGTCATCTCCGAGGGTGAGACCACCACCAGCGTTGATCTGGCCGGCGGCGGCGACGTGTCGCTGAACCTGGCCAAGACCGATGTCCTCGGCTATGTGCGCGAAGGGCGCGACCTGCACATCACCCTGGCCGATGGCCGGATCGTGTCGGTCAAGGGCTATTTCGGCGGAACCTCGCCGGCCAGCCGGCTGTTCCTGTCCACCGATGGCGACATCACGATGGTGGTCCTGAACGAAGGGCCGGGCAACACCATGGTGCCGACCTATGGCCGCACCGAAGCCTGGGGCAAATGGAGCCCCAATGACGCGCTGACCTTCCTCAACGATACCGATGTGGCACCCGACGACGACATCGCCGGCATGGGGCCCTTTGCCCCCGCACTGCTGGGCGGCGTTGCTGGCGGCGTCGGCCCGGCCGCAGCCCTGCTGGGCGGCGCCGCCCTGCTGACCACGACCGGCTCCGGCGGTGCAACGCCGACCGAACCCACGACTCCGACGGAGCCGACCGAGCCGACGGAACCCACCGAACCGACGGAACCCACCGAACCGACGGAGCCGACCGAGCCCACGGAACCAACCGAACCGACGGAACCCACGGAACCGACCGAACCCACGGAGCCGACGGAGCCAACCGAACCCACGGAACCGACTGAGCCCACGGAACCGACCGAACCGACGGAGCCCACGGAACCGACGGAGCCGACGGAACCCACCGAACCGACGGAGCCGACCGAGCCCACGGAACCAACCGAACCTACGGAGCCGACGGAGCCAACCGAACCGACGGAACCCACCGAACCGACGGAGCCGACCGAGCCGACGGAACCAACCGAACCGACGGAACCCACGGAGCCCACGGAGCCGACCGAGCCCACGGAACCAACCGAACCAACCGAACCCACAGAACCGACGGAACCCACGGAGCCGACGGAGCCGACCGAACCGACCGAGCCCACGGAACCCACCGAACCGACGACTCCGACCGAACCCACGACTCCGACGGAGCCGACGGAGCCAACCGAACCCACGGAGCCGACCGAACCGACCTGCCCGACGACTCCCACGGAGCCGACGGAACCGACGACTCCGACCGAACCCACGACTCCGACCGAACCGACCGAGCCCACCGAGCCGACGGAGCCAACCGAACCTACGGAGCCAACGGAACCGACCGAGCCTACGGAGCCGACTGAGCCCACGGAACCGACGACTCCGACGGAACCCACGGAGCCGACCGAACCG harbors:
- a CDS encoding DUF721 domain-containing protein, translating into MARKPETPDALPSRRMRGFEPAGGLMSRRIQKAGETRGFAVSRLLTHWAEVAGADLAAITRPVKVGYTREGMGATLTLLVSPAHAPMVEMRKERLRERVNAVYGYNAISRIHITQTAATGFAEGQADFAPAPRADGPRALPEPGPEARAVAHDVADDGLRRALEQLAQNVLSRKRT
- the mutY gene encoding A/G-specific adenine glycosylase yields the protein MRDSFANDLLGWYDRHARALPWRAAPQDRAAGVQPDPYRVWLSEVMLQQTTVAAVRAYFARFTELWPTVQALAAAPDADVMAEWAGLGYYARARNLLACARAVAAQGGFPNTEAALRALPGIGPYTAAAVAAIAFDHPAVVVDGNVERVISRIFAVEDPLPKSRPRLAALAATVTPDRRPGDFAQAMMDLGATICTPRKPACGICPVIAHCEGRRAGIAADLPRKLAKPAKPTRRGIAYVVRRADGALLLERRPDRGLLGGTLGWPGSDWAEDPAPAPPLPAPWITLNTEVRHTFTHFHLILSVQVAQVPVGATPATGSFATDFAPSALPTVMRKVWEAAAAHL
- a CDS encoding alkane 1-monooxygenase, producing the protein MPAQPTRGADDIRRLRNALPFWISLLLLPVAWVAAMVGGWAVLLLPLFGWGMVSVLDIAAGLDDTNPDPQVGEGDLVWYRLITMIWFPIQFVTVYACLWWATHGGLEGTWEKIGLFFGLGVISGAVGIVYAHELLHQKNRGERWLGDLLLAMVLYSHFRSEHLLVHHRYVATPRDPVSARYNEGFHRFFLRVLLTCPPSAWRAEAQMLARKGLGPWHISNPFWKYAALQAAMLALALVIGGWAGLGLFLVQAFSAIWQLELTNYIEHYGLTRRHLGDGKYEHVLPRHSWNAAHKVSNWFLINLQRHSDHHYKPDRRFPLLQTYTADEAPQLPYGYPAMTTLAMIPPLWRRVMNPRVRAWRRQFYPDITDWKPYNRGVLPKPRGAS